A portion of the Acidobacteriaceae bacterium genome contains these proteins:
- a CDS encoding helix-turn-helix transcriptional regulator produces the protein MPINHDWTVKFPERLALLRKERGLTQPQLAEKIGLPVAQIRRYEAGTHPVVIVVGINAI, from the coding sequence GTGCCGATTAACCACGACTGGACAGTGAAGTTCCCCGAACGCCTGGCTCTGCTCCGTAAGGAGCGAGGGCTTACCCAGCCACAGCTAGCCGAGAAGATCGGCCTCCCCGTCGCCCAGATTCGACGCTATGAGGCTGGAACCCACCCCGTCGTTATTGTCGTTGGCATAAACGCAATCTAG
- the nagA gene encoding N-acetylglucosamine-6-phosphate deacetylase has translation MSKTLHARKLITENGLVDYAVIHVDDNGRIAAIDIDRAQPENNDTLAPALFDVHTHGGVGKDVMNATPADFSELQRFYASHGVAHYLPTTVTDSIDTTLHALERIADNIECDTPANESKPVAIHLEGPFLSHVKRGVHPAHDLLPPTIELFDRFQQASRGHIALVTVAPELPGAVEFIAYAKTLGVRVSLGHTNATLDEAQAAVAAGAASATHTFNAMRALDHREPGVVAAVLNSPELFAELILDGIHVHPEMARLWWHAKSAKRALLVTDSMSATGMADGNYTLGGLAVTVENQTATLTDSRSTLAGSLLTLDRAVENLQRFLEVSLEDAVRAGSANPAAMLGRNDVVSIGIGAPAHLNRFNAAGQRTASYLHGEAIA, from the coding sequence ATGAGCAAGACTCTTCACGCCCGCAAACTCATCACTGAAAACGGACTCGTCGATTACGCTGTGATTCATGTCGACGACAACGGCCGAATCGCGGCCATCGATATCGACCGCGCGCAGCCGGAAAATAACGACACACTCGCGCCCGCTCTCTTCGACGTGCATACGCATGGTGGTGTCGGCAAAGATGTCATGAACGCGACACCCGCCGACTTCAGCGAACTGCAACGTTTTTACGCAAGCCACGGCGTTGCCCATTACCTGCCCACCACCGTCACGGACTCTATCGACACGACGCTGCATGCGCTCGAACGTATCGCCGACAACATCGAATGTGATACCCCCGCCAACGAATCCAAGCCGGTAGCGATCCACCTCGAAGGTCCGTTTCTATCGCACGTCAAACGCGGTGTGCATCCCGCGCACGATCTGCTGCCGCCGACGATTGAGCTCTTCGACCGCTTCCAGCAAGCCTCGCGAGGACACATCGCACTCGTCACCGTCGCCCCCGAACTCCCCGGAGCGGTCGAGTTTATCGCCTATGCCAAAACCCTCGGCGTCCGCGTCTCTTTGGGCCACACCAATGCCACACTGGACGAAGCACAAGCCGCCGTCGCTGCGGGTGCTGCCTCAGCGACGCACACCTTCAACGCCATGCGCGCGCTTGACCACCGCGAGCCGGGAGTTGTTGCGGCCGTTCTGAACAGCCCGGAACTCTTTGCCGAACTGATCCTCGATGGCATCCACGTTCACCCAGAGATGGCCAGACTCTGGTGGCATGCAAAGAGCGCAAAGCGCGCCCTGCTCGTTACCGATTCCATGTCCGCTACCGGCATGGCCGACGGCAACTACACCCTCGGCGGCCTTGCCGTCACGGTAGAAAACCAGACCGCCACGCTTACGGACAGCCGCTCCACGCTCGCGGGTTCGCTCCTCACGCTGGACCGCGCCGTCGAAAATCTGCAACGATTCCTTGAGGTTTCTCTGGAGGACGCCGTTCGAGCGGGCTCGGCCAATCCCGCAGCCATGCTTGGCCGCAATGACGTTGTCTCCATCGGCATCGGCGCTCCGGCGCATCTCAATCGTTTCAATGCGGCCGGTCAACGTACCGCCAGCTATCTCCACGGCGAAGCTATCGCTTAG
- a CDS encoding sodium/solute symporter (Members of the Solute:Sodium Symporter (SSS), TC 2.A.21 as described in tcdb.org, catalyze solute:Na+ symport. Known solutes for members of the family include sugars, amino acids, nucleosides, inositols, vitamins, urea or anions, depending on the system.) encodes MLHTPAAIILTAPHRLSAVDLVIVAIYLLGITLFGLRFRKRNSAASADKSLKSYFLANNSIPWWAIALSVVSAETSTLTIISVPGLAFGGNFGFLQIALGYLVGRVVVALLFLPRYFAGEMLTAYQLIDRRFGPALHKVTAGLFLLTRAAAEGVRVFAVSIVVGIAIGTRDVWSIAIICALTLLYTFEGGLAAVIWTDVVQMIIYVGGTLVALLTLGMHVHGGWHEIVHVASAAGKFHWLNFAFNLTQSYTFWAGLLGGTFLTMASHGTDQLMVQRLLAARNLRQGQAALLSSGLVIFVQFAMFLLIGAGLYVFNIQTPALLAGLSSDRLFPAFIVRQMPVGIAGLLIAAILAAAMSNLSAALNSLASTTVVDFYVTLSPRSTDSQRAMLAKTSTIFWALVLFAIAVATAAVGGKGHVVEIGLSIAAVAYGCLLGVFLLGTLTRFATQLGTSIGMVFGFLLNLWLWQGNFPVHLGPITVPHIAFTWYVLIGAVATFAVGALASMLTPRRTVPALLLLAFSTVTLRAQTTEAGHRFDTVDTLINDAIAQHKLPGAVVVIGHNGKIAYEHTYGLRKLDGEPGLDGQPAPAEAMTEDTIFDMASLTKVLATTTAILELHDAGKLSFEAPVEQYLPAFNPQHDPARTAVTVRSLLLHISGEPADVKLDDAWGLAVADKEEGLRRALTTPLQSKANTLFRYSDINFILLGDIIETLTHQPEDVYVQEHVFAPLGMTETRYLPAFKACGPRTIRGAAIAWGQKPKGRSLLTCTAGTWRTALFERIAPTAHDDTGTDANNPDFGFLLRGVVDDPTTRRMGGVAGHAGVFSTAHDTALFAQSLLDKLLHNTGPFPVSQATLRLATTPQQPSTLDTATILTSDLAKPFPTLVPTKGLPVHGLGWDINTAFSRNRGAVFATAGPSVPSSATPSFGHTGFTGTSLWIDPNTDTYVVLLANAIHPRVAQSISHLRGDVATAAALAILSDTSQRKNGALANVPFLAPSEQPAELVNGAHSAPLNKAHGVQLGIDVLEDSHFSALAPYAHIGLLTNQTGLDSQGKRTVDILHSTGKLTKIFTPEHGLFGAQDTEHLIAEHDMASGLPVLSLYGAKPADRHPTHEQLKDLDAVVIDIQDAGVRFFTYETVVGYFLEAAAAEQKEFQHKLTIVVLDRPNPINGLAVQGPVSDANISTYTNFTALPVRHGMTLGELARYFNRDLHAPLQVIAMQNWQRSQWLDQTGRTWHNPSPNLHSLDAATLYPGVAFVEQTNVSVGRGSATPFEQIGAPWIDASKLAAELTAQHLPGVTATATTLSIADDANHYPFHGQTIPAVRFTVTDREALDSPRLGLQLLVSLHHLYPEQFKLSQASILVANKATMQAITRGDSAASIAETWKNSQNGFTSDALRPFLLY; translated from the coding sequence TTGCTCCATACGCCTGCCGCCATCATCCTCACCGCACCTCACCGGTTGAGTGCTGTCGATCTCGTGATCGTCGCTATCTATCTGCTCGGCATCACGCTCTTTGGCCTGCGCTTTCGCAAGCGCAACAGCGCGGCTTCCGCAGATAAATCGCTCAAGAGCTACTTCCTCGCCAACAACAGCATCCCTTGGTGGGCGATCGCGCTTTCGGTCGTGAGCGCGGAGACCTCCACACTCACGATCATCTCCGTCCCGGGGCTGGCCTTCGGTGGCAACTTCGGTTTCCTGCAGATCGCACTCGGCTATCTTGTGGGTCGCGTCGTTGTTGCGCTGCTCTTCCTTCCGCGCTACTTTGCGGGGGAGATGCTCACCGCCTACCAGCTCATCGACCGACGATTCGGGCCTGCGCTGCACAAGGTCACCGCAGGCCTCTTCCTGCTCACACGCGCTGCCGCAGAAGGCGTTCGCGTCTTCGCCGTCTCCATCGTCGTCGGCATCGCCATTGGCACACGCGACGTCTGGTCGATCGCCATCATCTGCGCGCTCACGCTGCTCTATACCTTCGAAGGCGGTCTCGCTGCCGTTATCTGGACCGACGTCGTGCAGATGATCATCTACGTCGGCGGCACGCTCGTCGCTCTACTGACGCTCGGTATGCACGTCCACGGAGGCTGGCACGAAATCGTCCACGTCGCTTCTGCGGCGGGCAAGTTCCACTGGCTCAACTTTGCCTTCAACCTCACCCAGAGCTACACCTTCTGGGCCGGTCTGCTGGGTGGGACCTTCCTCACCATGGCCTCGCACGGCACAGATCAGCTCATGGTGCAGCGCCTGCTCGCGGCCCGCAACCTACGCCAGGGGCAAGCCGCTCTGCTCAGCTCCGGTCTCGTCATTTTCGTGCAGTTCGCCATGTTCCTGCTCATCGGGGCAGGACTTTACGTCTTCAATATCCAGACCCCGGCGCTGCTGGCCGGTCTTTCGTCGGACCGCCTCTTCCCTGCGTTCATCGTTCGCCAGATGCCCGTCGGCATTGCGGGCCTGCTCATCGCAGCCATCCTCGCAGCTGCCATGTCGAATCTCTCGGCCGCGCTCAACTCGCTCGCCTCGACCACGGTCGTCGACTTCTACGTCACACTCAGCCCGCGCTCCACGGACTCACAGCGCGCGATGCTTGCGAAAACCTCCACCATCTTCTGGGCGCTCGTTCTCTTCGCCATCGCCGTGGCAACGGCAGCCGTCGGCGGCAAGGGGCACGTTGTCGAAATCGGCCTCAGCATCGCCGCTGTCGCCTACGGCTGCCTGCTGGGCGTCTTCCTCCTCGGCACGCTCACCCGCTTCGCCACGCAACTCGGCACCAGCATCGGCATGGTCTTCGGTTTCCTGCTCAACCTCTGGCTCTGGCAAGGAAACTTCCCCGTCCACCTTGGCCCCATCACCGTGCCGCACATCGCCTTCACCTGGTACGTCCTCATCGGAGCCGTTGCCACCTTCGCCGTCGGAGCCCTCGCCAGTATGCTGACACCTCGCCGCACCGTCCCAGCACTCCTGCTGCTCGCGTTTTCAACGGTGACACTCCGTGCCCAGACAACCGAAGCCGGGCACCGCTTCGACACCGTCGACACGCTCATCAACGACGCTATCGCGCAGCACAAACTCCCCGGCGCTGTTGTCGTCATCGGCCACAACGGCAAGATCGCCTACGAGCACACCTACGGCCTCCGCAAACTCGACGGAGAACCCGGCCTCGACGGCCAGCCCGCGCCCGCTGAAGCCATGACCGAAGACACGATCTTCGACATGGCCTCACTGACCAAGGTGCTCGCGACGACCACAGCGATCCTCGAACTACACGACGCAGGCAAGCTCTCCTTCGAAGCTCCCGTTGAGCAGTATCTGCCCGCGTTCAATCCGCAACACGATCCCGCCCGCACCGCCGTCACCGTTCGTTCTCTGCTGCTGCACATCTCCGGCGAACCCGCCGACGTAAAGCTCGACGACGCCTGGGGGCTTGCTGTTGCCGACAAGGAAGAAGGGCTTCGCCGCGCACTCACCACGCCGCTCCAGTCGAAGGCAAACACCCTCTTCCGCTACTCCGACATCAACTTCATCCTGCTCGGAGACATCATCGAAACCCTGACCCACCAGCCCGAAGATGTTTACGTGCAGGAGCACGTCTTCGCTCCGCTCGGCATGACGGAAACGCGCTACCTGCCTGCCTTCAAGGCCTGCGGCCCACGTACGATTCGCGGAGCAGCTATCGCCTGGGGGCAAAAGCCCAAAGGTAGAAGCCTGCTCACCTGCACCGCCGGCACCTGGCGCACCGCGCTCTTCGAGCGCATCGCCCCCACCGCGCACGACGACACAGGAACCGACGCCAACAACCCGGACTTTGGCTTCCTTCTCCGCGGGGTCGTCGACGACCCCACCACCCGCCGCATGGGCGGAGTCGCCGGACATGCCGGCGTCTTCTCCACCGCGCACGACACCGCACTCTTCGCGCAGTCGCTGCTCGACAAGCTGCTCCACAACACCGGCCCGTTCCCCGTCTCACAGGCCACGCTGCGCCTCGCCACCACGCCGCAGCAGCCATCGACACTTGATACGGCAACCATTCTGACAAGCGACCTCGCCAAGCCATTCCCGACGCTGGTTCCGACGAAAGGCCTGCCTGTCCATGGTCTCGGCTGGGACATCAATACGGCCTTTTCACGCAACCGTGGCGCGGTCTTTGCGACGGCAGGCCCGAGCGTCCCGTCCTCCGCAACGCCAAGCTTCGGGCACACGGGGTTCACCGGCACCTCGCTCTGGATCGACCCGAATACCGACACGTACGTCGTCCTGCTCGCGAACGCCATCCATCCGCGCGTCGCACAATCCATCTCGCACCTGCGCGGCGACGTGGCAACGGCCGCAGCGCTGGCAATTCTTTCAGATACGTCACAGAGAAAGAATGGCGCACTAGCCAACGTCCCTTTTCTTGCCCCCAGCGAGCAGCCTGCAGAACTTGTAAACGGGGCGCATAGTGCCCCACTCAACAAAGCTCACGGCGTCCAACTCGGCATCGACGTCCTCGAAGATTCGCATTTCTCCGCGCTCGCGCCCTACGCTCACATCGGCCTGCTCACCAACCAGACGGGGCTGGACTCACAAGGCAAGCGCACTGTCGACATCCTGCACAGCACCGGCAAGCTGACGAAGATCTTCACCCCCGAGCACGGCCTCTTCGGCGCGCAGGACACCGAACACCTGATCGCCGAACATGATATGGCCTCTGGCCTTCCCGTCCTTTCGCTCTACGGGGCCAAGCCAGCAGATCGCCACCCCACGCACGAGCAGCTCAAAGACCTTGACGCCGTTGTGATCGACATTCAGGACGCAGGCGTCCGCTTCTTCACCTACGAAACTGTCGTCGGTTACTTTCTCGAAGCCGCTGCTGCAGAGCAAAAGGAGTTCCAGCACAAGCTGACCATCGTCGTCCTCGACCGGCCTAACCCCATCAACGGCCTCGCCGTGCAGGGCCCCGTCTCGGACGCTAACATCTCCACCTACACGAACTTCACCGCGCTGCCCGTCCGCCACGGCATGACTCTCGGTGAGCTCGCCCGGTACTTCAACCGCGATCTGCACGCGCCGCTGCAGGTCATCGCGATGCAGAACTGGCAGCGCTCGCAGTGGCTCGACCAGACCGGCCGGACCTGGCACAACCCCAGCCCCAATCTCCACTCGCTCGACGCTGCGACTCTCTATCCCGGCGTCGCGTTCGTCGAGCAGACGAACGTCTCCGTCGGCCGAGGCTCAGCCACGCCCTTTGAGCAGATCGGAGCGCCGTGGATCGACGCGTCTAAACTCGCTGCCGAGCTCACGGCGCAGCATCTACCGGGCGTGACCGCGACTGCCACGACACTCAGCATCGCCGACGACGCAAACCACTACCCCTTCCACGGCCAGACGATTCCTGCCGTGCGTTTCACCGTCACCGACCGAGAAGCCTTAGATTCGCCACGTCTCGGCCTCCAGCTTCTCGTCTCGCTCCACCACCTCTACCCGGAGCAGTTCAAGCTCAGCCAGGCTTCCATACTCGTCGCCAACAAAGCCACGATGCAGGCCATTACGCGCGGAGATAGTGCTGCCTCCATCGCAGAAACGTGGAAAAATTCCCAAAATGGCTTCACAAGCGATGCCCTCAGGCCATTCCTTCTGTACTAG